In Silene latifolia isolate original U9 population chromosome 3, ASM4854445v1, whole genome shotgun sequence, a single window of DNA contains:
- the LOC141647668 gene encoding protein IQ-DOMAIN 3-like isoform X1, with protein sequence MSPPFCFLGNCGSTKSSDEMGKKGNWFSAMKKALNQEAKEDIDQEPKKQKKKWFKKKKKGVTSTTEAESAPTTTTVAPAPASPPVPPPSEPPRSSGVDKEHTKHAYTTPIIEPAKLSGVDKEQTKHAQTVALATAKAAEAAIAAAQAAAEVVRLTTVGPVPDVSKEETAAIKIQTLFRGFMARRRLRAIRGLKRLKSMMQGQSVRRQSTNTLKCMQTLARMQSQIRERRLRMAEENLARQIQNKSAKEQAKELGKPQQNDDGWDASGKTKEQIEARLQSKHEAAIRRERTLAYAFSHQQTWKATARSATTLFMDSNNPHWGWSWLERWLAARPWETATMESSNENSPRFKGSKKAISGDEILKAYTRRNNTQKPSPTSPAKQPRSSSARRSTSSTQKLRSPSPNAGPRVSVWGPDNDDTSSMRSEQSRRPSVTGSDVESQASSQNVPSYMAPTEAAKARSRFSGETKRAKSVTPDRSSVSSAMKRASHTASPATSRRSTSSAADANSITDHT encoded by the exons ATGTCTCCACCCTTTTG TTTCCTTGGTAATTGTGGTTCGACTAAATCATCGGATGAGATGGGAAAGAAAGGAAATTGGTTTTCAGCAATGAAGAAGGCTCTCAATCAGGAGGCAAAGGAGGATATTGATCAG GAGCctaaaaaacagaaaaagaaatggtttaagaagaaaaagaaggGTGTTACTAGCACAACAGAAGCAGAAAGCGCTCCTACAACCACGACAGTGGCTCCAGCACCAGCCTCTCCTCCAGTGCCTCCTCCCAGTGAACCTCCGAGATCAAGCGGAGTGGACAAGGAACACACAAAACATGCTTACACGACTCCTATCATTGAACCAGCAAAATTGAGTGGAGTTGACAAGGAACAGACAAAACATGCCCAAACTGTGGCTCTTGCCACTGCCAAGGCTGCCGAGGCTGCTATTGCTGCTGCACAGGCAGCTGCTGAGGTGGTCCGTCTAACAACTGTTGGCCCTGTTCCTGATGTGTCCAAAGAGGAAACGGCTGCCATTAAGATCCAGACATTATTCCGAGGTTTCATG GCAAGGAGAAGATTAAGGGCTATAAGAGGGCtgaaaaggttgaaatccatgATGCAAGGACAGTCAGTGAGGCGACAAAGTACAAATACTCTGAAATGTATGCAAACATTAGCGCGGATGCAATCCCAGATACGCGAGAGAAGACTGCGAATGGCAGAGGAGAATTTAGCTCGTCAAATTCAGAACAAAAGCGCGAAAGAACAGGCCAAGGAACTCGGGAAACCACAA CAAAATGACGATGGTTGGGATGCGAGCGGGAAAACTAAAGAACAGATAGAAGCAAGGTTGCAAAGCAAGCATGAAGCCGCAATTCGAAGAGAAAGGACTTTGGCATATGCATTTTCACATCAG CAAACATGGAAAGCAACTGCAAGATCTGCTACCACATTGTTTATGGACTCGAACAATCCTCACTGGGGTTGGAGCTGGTTAGAAAGATGGTTAGCAGCGAGACCATGGGAGACTGCAACTATGGAGTCCAGCAATGAGAACTCACCTCGTTTCAAGGGCTCAAAGAAGGCCATCTCGGGGGACGAAATTCTAAAAGCTTACACTCGCCGCAACAATACTCAAAAGCCCTCCCCAACATCACCTGCTAAACAACCTCGCTCATCCAGTGCTCGTCGCTCCACCTCCAGTACCCAGAAATTGAGGTCCCCAAGCCCAAACGCTGGCCCGAGGGTAAGCGTGTGGGGCCCAGACAACGACGACACTTCAAGTATGCGTTCAGAGCAATCAAGGAGGCCCAGTGTGACAGGCTCTGACGTGGAGAGCCAAGCGAGTTCTCAGAATGTTCCGAGTTACATGGCTCCAACTGAAGCGGCTAAGGCAAGGTCGCGATTTTCAGGTGAAACTAAAAGGGCTAAGAGCGTGACACCAGATAGGTCTTCTGTTAGTTCTGCTATGAAAAGGGCTTCTCACACTGCTTCCCCTGCAACTTCAAGGAGGTCCACCTCCTCGGCTGCAGATGCCAACTCTATCACAGATCATACTTAG
- the LOC141647669 gene encoding uncharacterized protein LOC141647669 — protein sequence MRVQKKRNRVEMGIARRHLLVGLGLVMVLGIAVYSRLWVIDYKISNVDSELLRMQFDLAHREAVDESAEWRLRFDQEREKSAKYIKELTEAKELLNKGTPSFEERVRKLQKENIELLQRLDVLKRELETVKLKCTTV from the exons ATGAGAGTGCAGAAGAAGAGAAATAGAGTTGAAATGGGAATAGCAAGGAGACATCTGTTAGTGGGTTTGGGTCTTGTTATGGTATTGGGTATTGCCGTTTACTCCAGGCTTTGGGTCATTGATTACAAGATCTCCAATGTTGATTCTGAACTCTTAag GATGCAATTTGATCTTGCACACAGGGAAGCAGTGGATGAGTCTGCAGAGTGGAGATTAAGATTTGATCAAGAAAGGGAAAAGTCTGCAAAATATATAAAGGAGCTGACTGAG GCAAAGGAGCTGCTTAATAAGGGGACGCCTAGTTTTGAGGAGAGAGTCCGAAAGCTACAAAAG GAAAATATTGAGTTGCTCCAAAGGTTAGACGTATTAAAACGAGAACTTGAAACTGTGAAGTTGAAGTGCACAACAGTGTAG
- the LOC141647668 gene encoding protein IQ-DOMAIN 3-like isoform X2 yields the protein MGKKGNWFSAMKKALNQEAKEDIDQEPKKQKKKWFKKKKKGVTSTTEAESAPTTTTVAPAPASPPVPPPSEPPRSSGVDKEHTKHAYTTPIIEPAKLSGVDKEQTKHAQTVALATAKAAEAAIAAAQAAAEVVRLTTVGPVPDVSKEETAAIKIQTLFRGFMARRRLRAIRGLKRLKSMMQGQSVRRQSTNTLKCMQTLARMQSQIRERRLRMAEENLARQIQNKSAKEQAKELGKPQQNDDGWDASGKTKEQIEARLQSKHEAAIRRERTLAYAFSHQQTWKATARSATTLFMDSNNPHWGWSWLERWLAARPWETATMESSNENSPRFKGSKKAISGDEILKAYTRRNNTQKPSPTSPAKQPRSSSARRSTSSTQKLRSPSPNAGPRVSVWGPDNDDTSSMRSEQSRRPSVTGSDVESQASSQNVPSYMAPTEAAKARSRFSGETKRAKSVTPDRSSVSSAMKRASHTASPATSRRSTSSAADANSITDHT from the exons ATGGGAAAGAAAGGAAATTGGTTTTCAGCAATGAAGAAGGCTCTCAATCAGGAGGCAAAGGAGGATATTGATCAG GAGCctaaaaaacagaaaaagaaatggtttaagaagaaaaagaaggGTGTTACTAGCACAACAGAAGCAGAAAGCGCTCCTACAACCACGACAGTGGCTCCAGCACCAGCCTCTCCTCCAGTGCCTCCTCCCAGTGAACCTCCGAGATCAAGCGGAGTGGACAAGGAACACACAAAACATGCTTACACGACTCCTATCATTGAACCAGCAAAATTGAGTGGAGTTGACAAGGAACAGACAAAACATGCCCAAACTGTGGCTCTTGCCACTGCCAAGGCTGCCGAGGCTGCTATTGCTGCTGCACAGGCAGCTGCTGAGGTGGTCCGTCTAACAACTGTTGGCCCTGTTCCTGATGTGTCCAAAGAGGAAACGGCTGCCATTAAGATCCAGACATTATTCCGAGGTTTCATG GCAAGGAGAAGATTAAGGGCTATAAGAGGGCtgaaaaggttgaaatccatgATGCAAGGACAGTCAGTGAGGCGACAAAGTACAAATACTCTGAAATGTATGCAAACATTAGCGCGGATGCAATCCCAGATACGCGAGAGAAGACTGCGAATGGCAGAGGAGAATTTAGCTCGTCAAATTCAGAACAAAAGCGCGAAAGAACAGGCCAAGGAACTCGGGAAACCACAA CAAAATGACGATGGTTGGGATGCGAGCGGGAAAACTAAAGAACAGATAGAAGCAAGGTTGCAAAGCAAGCATGAAGCCGCAATTCGAAGAGAAAGGACTTTGGCATATGCATTTTCACATCAG CAAACATGGAAAGCAACTGCAAGATCTGCTACCACATTGTTTATGGACTCGAACAATCCTCACTGGGGTTGGAGCTGGTTAGAAAGATGGTTAGCAGCGAGACCATGGGAGACTGCAACTATGGAGTCCAGCAATGAGAACTCACCTCGTTTCAAGGGCTCAAAGAAGGCCATCTCGGGGGACGAAATTCTAAAAGCTTACACTCGCCGCAACAATACTCAAAAGCCCTCCCCAACATCACCTGCTAAACAACCTCGCTCATCCAGTGCTCGTCGCTCCACCTCCAGTACCCAGAAATTGAGGTCCCCAAGCCCAAACGCTGGCCCGAGGGTAAGCGTGTGGGGCCCAGACAACGACGACACTTCAAGTATGCGTTCAGAGCAATCAAGGAGGCCCAGTGTGACAGGCTCTGACGTGGAGAGCCAAGCGAGTTCTCAGAATGTTCCGAGTTACATGGCTCCAACTGAAGCGGCTAAGGCAAGGTCGCGATTTTCAGGTGAAACTAAAAGGGCTAAGAGCGTGACACCAGATAGGTCTTCTGTTAGTTCTGCTATGAAAAGGGCTTCTCACACTGCTTCCCCTGCAACTTCAAGGAGGTCCACCTCCTCGGCTGCAGATGCCAACTCTATCACAGATCATACTTAG